The Vicia villosa cultivar HV-30 ecotype Madison, WI linkage group LG1, Vvil1.0, whole genome shotgun sequence genome includes a region encoding these proteins:
- the LOC131620493 gene encoding large ribosomal subunit protein eL24-like, translating into MVLKTELCRFSGAKIYPGRGIRFIRSDSQVFLFVNSKCKRYFHNKLKPSKLTWTAMYRKQHKKDIAQEAAKKRRRATKKPYSRSIVGATLEVIQKKRSEKPEVRDAAREAALREIKERVKKTKDEKKAKKAESQAKAQKAVGKGNVTKGASKGPKLGGGGGKR; encoded by the exons ATGGTTCTCAA GACCGAGCTCTGCCGTTTTAGTGGTGCCAAGATCTATCCCGGGAGAGGAATCAGATTTATCCGTAGTGATTCACAG GTTTTCCTTTTCGTCAATTCGAAATGCAAAAGGTACTTCCATAACAAGTTGAAGCCGTCTAAGCTTACTTGGACTGCGATGTACCGGAAGCAACATAAGAAG GACATTGCACAAGAAGCTGCAAAGAAGAGGCGTAGAGCTACCAAGAAGCCTTACTCAAGGTCAATTGTTGGTGCAactttggaagttattcagaagaagaGATCTGAGAAGCCGGAGGTTCGTGATGCTGCCAGAGAAGCTGCTCTTCG TGAAATTAAGGAGAGGGTGAAGAAAACTAAGGATGAGAAGAAAGCAAAGAAGGCGGAAAGTCAAGCTAAGGCACAAAAGGCTGTAGGAAAAGGGAATGTTACCAAGGGTGCATCAAAAGGTCCTAAGCTTGGTGGTGGAGGTGGAAAGCGCTAA